A single window of Streptomyces sudanensis DNA harbors:
- the ectB gene encoding diaminobutyrate--2-oxoglutarate transaminase yields the protein MTQAALESEVRSYCRGWPTTFTHGRGSRLYDGDGRAYLDFFAGAGALNYGHNHPVLKQALLSYLDGDGVTHSLDMATAAKADFLEAFGTHVLAPRNLDYRVQFCGPTGTNSVEAALKLARKVTGRPTVVAFTGAFHGMSLGSLAVTGNAAKRAGAGVPLGHTFRVPYDGFGGPGAFGLDLLESTLDDSSSGVELPAAVIVETVQGEGGVNVARAEWLVRLAQMCRERGVLLIVDDVQMGCGRTGPFFSFEQTGVEPDIVCLSKSISGYGLPMALTLFRPELDVWNPGEHNGTFRGFNPAFVTAAATVREFWSDGALEKGTADKAAFVEGRLDQLADRFSGLGARTRGRGLVRGLEFDDTSLAGRVGAEAFSRGLLVETSGSADQVVKLLPPLTTTEGELAEGLDVLAEAVAAAART from the coding sequence ATGACCCAGGCCGCTCTCGAGTCCGAGGTCCGCAGCTACTGCCGCGGCTGGCCCACCACCTTCACCCACGGCCGCGGCAGCCGGCTGTACGACGGCGACGGCCGCGCGTACCTGGACTTCTTCGCCGGCGCCGGCGCGCTGAACTACGGCCACAACCACCCCGTCCTGAAACAGGCGCTGCTGTCCTACCTCGACGGTGACGGGGTCACGCACAGCCTCGACATGGCCACCGCCGCCAAGGCCGACTTCCTGGAGGCCTTCGGCACGCACGTGCTGGCACCGCGCAACCTCGACTACCGGGTGCAGTTCTGCGGCCCCACCGGCACCAACAGCGTGGAGGCCGCCCTGAAGCTCGCGCGGAAGGTGACGGGGCGCCCCACCGTCGTCGCTTTCACCGGCGCCTTCCACGGCATGTCCCTCGGGTCGCTGGCCGTCACGGGGAACGCGGCCAAACGCGCCGGAGCGGGTGTCCCCCTCGGGCACACCTTCCGCGTGCCGTACGACGGCTTCGGCGGTCCCGGCGCCTTCGGGCTCGACCTGCTGGAGAGCACGCTCGACGACAGCAGCAGCGGCGTGGAGCTGCCGGCCGCCGTCATCGTCGAGACCGTGCAGGGCGAGGGCGGCGTGAACGTCGCCCGGGCCGAGTGGCTCGTCCGCCTCGCCCAGATGTGCCGCGAGCGCGGGGTCCTGCTGATCGTGGACGACGTGCAGATGGGCTGCGGCCGCACCGGGCCCTTCTTCAGCTTCGAGCAGACGGGTGTCGAACCCGACATCGTCTGCCTGTCGAAGTCGATCAGCGGCTACGGACTGCCGATGGCCCTGACCCTGTTCAGGCCCGAACTGGACGTGTGGAATCCCGGCGAGCACAACGGCACGTTCCGCGGCTTCAACCCCGCGTTCGTCACGGCCGCGGCGACAGTGCGGGAGTTCTGGTCGGACGGCGCGCTGGAGAAGGGGACCGCCGACAAGGCCGCCTTCGTGGAGGGCCGGCTCGACCAGCTCGCCGACCGCTTCTCCGGACTGGGAGCCCGCACCCGGGGACGAGGACTCGTCAGGGGCCTGGAGTTCGACGACACCTCCCTCGCCGGCCGGGTCGGCGCCGAGGCCTTCAGCCGGGGCCTGCTGGTGGAGACCTCGGGCTCCGCGGACCAGGTGGTCAAGTTGCTGCCGCCGCTGACCACGACGGAAGGGGAGCTCGCCGAGGGCCTGGACGTCCTCGCCGAGGCCGTGGCGGCCGCCGCGCGGACCTGA